Proteins co-encoded in one Coregonus clupeaformis isolate EN_2021a chromosome 5, ASM2061545v1, whole genome shotgun sequence genomic window:
- the LOC121567024 gene encoding phospholipid scramblase 1-like: MATQGLGLIGTGLGKVIMTEAMTLVPHGHNVNFDVKSLDETVVVGQISKQWVGFLWESFTDADNFGISFPVDLDVKVKVVMLVACFLIDFMYFKRSRGDGSHSHPYG; the protein is encoded by the coding sequence ATGGCCACCCAAGGTCTTGGATTGATTGGCACTGGCTTAGGAAAGGTGATCATGACCGAGGCCATGACATTGGTGCCACATGGCCATAATGTCAACTTTGACGTGAAGTCTCTGGATGAGACAGTGGTGGTGGGGCAGATCAGTAAGCAGTGGGTTGGATTCCTGTGGGAATCCTTCACAGATGCAGATAACTTTGGAATCTCCTTCCCCGTGGACCTGGATGTGAAGGTGAAGGTGGTGATGCTGGTAGCCTGCTTCCTCATCGACTTCATGTACTTTAAGAGAAGTAGAGGAGACGGATCACATTCCCATCCCTATGGGTGA